A DNA window from Actinomadura luzonensis contains the following coding sequences:
- a CDS encoding alpha/beta fold hydrolase produces MTNHALYLGREWNVEHDRRARVSDAELRYAVLGEGEPVLCIHGTSIADSLITPLRFYPPLLEDYQLISYYRAGYNGSTLDKPELSIEGGAQHARELLDHLGIDKAHILAFSFGGVIAFQFLLSYPERAHSAILLEPYLPREEPEAITANTDAFMNAWKLYEQGDKLGAATLYMEAICGPSFLPAVEMTGPLDVWKRVEECVDTTFTVDFPAISQWGFKPSEADRLVTRKPQMPVLAAMGLDSESVLPGFRETQRFLMDWLPQAERAGIPNATHGMQSMNPVAVGEAAHAFLRRHPM; encoded by the coding sequence ATGACAAACCACGCCTTGTACCTCGGGCGGGAATGGAACGTCGAGCACGACCGGCGCGCGCGGGTGAGCGACGCCGAGCTGCGCTACGCCGTGCTCGGCGAGGGCGAGCCGGTGCTGTGCATCCACGGCACCAGCATCGCCGACAGCCTCATCACGCCGCTGCGCTTCTACCCGCCGCTGCTGGAGGACTACCAGCTCATCAGCTACTACCGGGCCGGCTACAACGGCAGCACGCTGGACAAGCCGGAGCTCAGCATCGAGGGCGGCGCCCAGCACGCCCGCGAGCTGCTCGACCACCTCGGCATCGACAAGGCGCACATCCTGGCCTTCTCCTTTGGCGGCGTGATCGCCTTCCAGTTCCTGCTGTCCTACCCGGAGCGGGCGCACAGCGCGATCCTGCTGGAGCCGTACCTGCCGAGGGAGGAGCCGGAGGCCATCACCGCCAACACCGACGCCTTCATGAACGCCTGGAAGCTGTACGAGCAGGGCGACAAGCTGGGCGCGGCCACCCTCTACATGGAGGCCATCTGCGGGCCGAGCTTCCTGCCCGCCGTGGAGATGACCGGGCCGCTCGACGTGTGGAAGCGCGTCGAGGAGTGCGTCGACACCACCTTCACCGTCGACTTCCCGGCGATCTCGCAGTGGGGCTTCAAGCCGTCCGAGGCCGACCGGCTGGTGACGCGCAAGCCGCAGATGCCGGTGCTGGCCGCCATGGGCCTGGACAGCGAGTCGGTGCTGCCGGGCTTCCGCGAGACCCAGCGCTTCCTCATGGACTGGCTCCCGCAGGCCGAGCGGGCGGGCATCCCGAACGCCACGCACGGCATGCAGAGCATGAACCCCGTCGCCGTGGGCGAGGCCGCCCACGCGTTCCTGCGGCGCCACCCGATGTGA
- a CDS encoding Nif11-like leader peptide family natural product precursor has protein sequence MSETNLIGFLRGLAERPELCDRLKDKPKDEVIAAAAVAGMPFTAAEFDALIWSLEERLAGERGEEFNERFPLWDLLWGRYYLEFLVHDLVPSLDETGLLAGLEPAP, from the coding sequence GTGAGCGAGACCAACCTCATCGGGTTCCTGCGCGGCCTGGCCGAGCGGCCCGAGCTGTGCGACCGGCTCAAGGACAAGCCCAAGGACGAGGTGATCGCGGCCGCCGCGGTCGCCGGCATGCCGTTCACCGCGGCCGAGTTCGACGCGCTGATCTGGAGCCTGGAGGAGCGGCTGGCGGGCGAGCGGGGCGAGGAGTTCAACGAGCGGTTCCCGCTGTGGGACCTGCTGTGGGGCCGCTACTACCTGGAGTTCCTCGTCCACGACCTCGTGCCCAGCCTCGACGAGACCGGCCTGCTGGCCGGATTGGAGCCTGCACCATGA
- a CDS encoding Nif11-like leader peptide family natural product precursor has product MSEAEFVRFLGAVRSDPALLARYSPMDLPRVLFHARNDGYAFDGEDAKRVIGRLEFGVVVHKDQETFDGSSTLWRHMWGSRYLDYLAEHVVARFGEEELS; this is encoded by the coding sequence GTGTCCGAGGCGGAGTTCGTCAGATTCCTCGGCGCGGTCAGGTCCGACCCCGCGCTGCTGGCCCGCTACTCGCCCATGGACCTGCCGAGGGTCCTGTTCCACGCCCGCAACGACGGCTACGCCTTCGACGGCGAGGACGCCAAGCGGGTCATCGGCCGCCTGGAGTTCGGGGTGGTCGTCCACAAGGACCAGGAGACCTTCGACGGGTCCAGCACCCTGTGGCGGCACATGTGGGGCAGCCGCTACCTGGACTACCTGGCCGAGCACGTGGTGGCCCGGTTCGGCGAGGAGGAGCTGTCGTGA
- a CDS encoding alpha/beta fold hydrolase, which translates to MDIFELGDLPLASGATLPGARLAYQTFGELNAAKDNVVVFPTFLGAPAEVLNGWIGENRALDPRTHFIVLPGHFGNPPSSAPSNTAGDFPEVSIADDVVAQQRLLEEVFGVREVRLALGWSIGAIQVYEWALRFPGLVRAIAPIAGAPTPPPWTKLWLRTVVEEPIAARGRDGLAQVAHGSALTAPPRTFYYPANETWRSLGFDSVDAFVAGFWEGFWLPQDPADVAVQARKSRTAWPGAEGEAVGDMLGRIKARTSIAAFTGDALFPPDELREYAEAIPGATFRQIDSVFGHLATFGLAEPDVKAIDDVIRHALES; encoded by the coding sequence ATGGACATCTTCGAACTCGGCGACCTCCCCCTCGCCTCCGGCGCGACCCTTCCCGGGGCCCGGCTGGCGTACCAGACCTTCGGCGAGCTCAACGCCGCCAAGGACAACGTGGTCGTCTTCCCGACCTTCCTCGGCGCCCCCGCCGAGGTGCTCAACGGCTGGATCGGCGAGAACCGGGCGCTGGACCCCCGCACGCACTTCATCGTGCTGCCCGGCCACTTCGGCAACCCGCCGTCCTCGGCGCCGAGCAACACCGCGGGCGACTTCCCCGAGGTGTCGATCGCCGACGACGTCGTCGCCCAGCAGCGCCTGCTGGAGGAGGTCTTCGGCGTGCGCGAGGTCCGGCTGGCGCTCGGCTGGTCGATCGGCGCGATCCAGGTGTACGAGTGGGCGCTGCGCTTCCCCGGCCTCGTGCGCGCCATCGCCCCCATCGCCGGCGCCCCCACGCCGCCGCCGTGGACCAAGCTGTGGCTGCGGACGGTCGTGGAGGAGCCCATCGCCGCCCGCGGGCGCGACGGCCTGGCCCAGGTGGCCCACGGCAGCGCGCTCACCGCCCCGCCGCGCACGTTCTACTACCCGGCCAACGAGACCTGGCGCAGCCTCGGCTTCGACAGCGTGGACGCCTTCGTCGCCGGCTTCTGGGAGGGCTTCTGGCTGCCGCAGGACCCCGCCGACGTGGCCGTGCAGGCGCGCAAGTCGCGCACCGCCTGGCCCGGGGCCGAGGGCGAGGCGGTGGGCGACATGCTGGGCCGGATCAAGGCCAGGACCAGCATCGCGGCCTTCACCGGCGACGCGCTGTTCCCGCCCGACGAGCTGCGCGAGTACGCCGAGGCGATCCCCGGCGCGACGTTCCGGCAGATCGACAGCGTCTTCGGCCACCTGGCGACGTTCGGGCTGGCCGAACCGGACGTCAAGGCCATCGACGACGTCATCAGGCACGCGCTGGAGAGCTAG
- a CDS encoding NAD(P)-dependent alcohol dehydrogenase: MTTTQAAVVESPGAPFTVRDVELDAPRAGEILVRMKAAGICHTDLTVAAGHIPFPLPGVLGHEGAGVVEEVGPGVTKVRPGDHVVLTFTSCGSCASCRLGHPAYCTTWIPQNLIGGKRADGSSPISRDGAPLGGRFFGQSSFARHSIADERSVVKVDQDLPFELLAPLACSVQTGAGAVWNTLRPEPGSSIAVIGTGAVGLAAIMGAALTPVSEIIAVGRRPAQLELAAKIGATHTLDATGADLAAELRKLTGGAGVDYVVEAVGNPEVLRAGIEALAPRGAVAVVGAPPYGVEVSVDVHRLLPGRRILGVCEGDSDPDRLVPLLARLIRGGRLPVQPLIKEYDFADIRTAAEDFAAGRNIKTILRFDA, from the coding sequence GTGACCACGACGCAAGCGGCAGTGGTCGAGTCGCCAGGAGCGCCCTTCACCGTCCGGGACGTCGAGCTGGACGCCCCCCGCGCCGGCGAGATCCTGGTCAGGATGAAGGCGGCCGGCATCTGCCACACCGACCTCACCGTCGCCGCCGGGCACATCCCCTTCCCGCTGCCCGGCGTGCTCGGGCACGAGGGCGCCGGCGTCGTCGAGGAGGTCGGCCCCGGCGTGACCAAGGTCCGGCCGGGCGACCACGTGGTGCTCACCTTCACCTCGTGCGGGAGCTGCGCCTCCTGCCGGCTCGGCCACCCGGCCTACTGCACCACGTGGATCCCGCAGAACCTCATCGGCGGCAAGCGGGCCGACGGCAGCTCGCCGATCAGCCGGGACGGCGCCCCGCTCGGCGGCCGGTTCTTCGGCCAGTCGTCGTTCGCCCGGCACTCGATCGCCGACGAGCGCAGCGTGGTCAAGGTGGACCAGGACCTGCCGTTCGAGCTGCTGGCCCCGCTGGCGTGCAGCGTGCAGACCGGCGCCGGCGCGGTGTGGAACACGCTGCGGCCCGAGCCGGGCAGCTCGATCGCGGTGATCGGCACCGGCGCGGTGGGCCTGGCCGCGATCATGGGCGCGGCGCTCACCCCGGTGAGCGAGATCATCGCGGTGGGCCGGCGGCCCGCCCAGCTCGAACTGGCCGCCAAGATCGGCGCCACCCACACCCTGGACGCGACCGGCGCCGACCTGGCCGCCGAGCTGCGCAAGCTCACCGGCGGCGCGGGCGTGGACTACGTGGTCGAGGCGGTCGGCAACCCCGAGGTGCTGCGCGCCGGCATCGAGGCGCTGGCCCCGCGCGGCGCGGTCGCCGTCGTCGGCGCGCCCCCGTACGGGGTGGAGGTCTCGGTGGACGTGCACCGGCTGCTGCCCGGCCGCCGGATCCTCGGCGTGTGCGAGGGCGACAGCGACCCCGACCGCCTGGTGCCGCTGCTGGCCCGGCTGATCCGCGGCGGCCGGCTGCCGGTGCAGCCGCTCATCAAGGAGTACGACTTCGCCGACATCCGCACGGCGGCGGAGGACTTCGCGGCAGGCAGGAACATCAAGACGATTCTGCGGTTCGACGCGTGA